The nucleotide window CCGCCGCCGAGGTTGTAGACCTCGCCCATGCGCGGCGCCTCGATGAACGCCTCGATGAAGCGCGCCACGTCGACGGCGTGGATGTTGTCGCGCACCTGCTTGCCCTTGTAGCCGAAGATGGTGTACTTCCGCCCTTCGAGGTTGCACTTCACGAGGTAGCTCAGGAAGCCGTGCAACTCCACGCCCGAGTGCGATGGCCCGGTGAGGCAGCCCCCGCGCAGGCAGCACGTCGGCATGTCGAAATAGCGCCCGTACTCCTGCACCATCACGTCGGCGGCCACCTTCGAGGCGCCGAAGAGCGAGTGCTTCGACTGGTCGATGCGGAACGTCTCCGGGATGCCGTTGGCGTAGGCGGGGTCGGCGTAGTCCCAGCGCGTCTCCAACTCCACGAGGTCGAGCTCGTTGGGGGCGTCGCCGTAGACCTTGTTGGTCGACATGTGTGCGAAGGGCGACTCGGCGGCGAACTGCCGGGCGGCTTCGAGCAGGTTGAGCGTGCCGACGGCGTTGACGTCGAAGTCGTCGAACGGGATCTGCGCGGCCTTGTCGTGGCTCGGCTGCGCGGCCGTGTGGACGATGGCGGTCGGGCGGAGCGTCGCCATGAGGTCGAGGACGCCCTGCCGGTCGCGGATGTCGAGCTCGTGGTGGCGGAACTGGGCGCCGTGCGTCTCGGCGAGGCGGGCCTGGTTCCAGCGCGTGTCGCCCTCCGGGCCGAAGAACTGCGCCCGCATGTTGTTGTCGACGCCGTGGACGGTCCAGCCCTGGGCGATGAAGTGCTCGGTGACGGCCGAGCCAATCAGGCCCGACGAGCCGGTGACAAGGAGCGTGCGCGCAGCCATAGCGCTGAGAACGTTGGTGGTAGGTAGAGCGGCGCGAAGATACCCTCAGTCCCGCTGTGTCCCAAGCCATCCCAGCGCCCCCACCGGGGCTTCACTCTGGGGTCGTCTTCGTCTATCGCGTGGCGCGGGTGCCGTGCTCCGCCGCGGCCAGTGCGAGTACCTGTTCCATCGCCTCGGCAATGCCGTCGATGCGGAAGGTCGCCTCGGCATACGCGCGAGCATGCTGCCCCATGCGCGCACGGAGGGCCGCGTCGTCCAGCAGCCGCTCGGCACGTTCCACGAAGCCGGCCACGTCGTCCGGCGGCACCACGAAGCCCGCCTCGTGCCCGTCCACGATCCGCGCGGCGAGGTTCTCAGGCGGCACGGCAAGGAGGATCGGGCGCGCGCCGCACAGGTAGGCGAGCACCTTCGACGGCACTGAGAACACGCCTGCCTCGGGCTCCAGCACGGCCACGAGCACGTCGGCAGCGGCAAGTGCGTCGGGCATCTCGGCGAACGGCTTGAACCCCATCACCTTCAGGTTATCGAGGCGGTGCGCGGCCTGCTGCTCGCGCAGCCACTCGGCGCCAGGGCCTTGCGAGAGCACGACGATCTTGGCACGGTCCCGCGTGCGCAGCGCGAGCTGCAGCAGCAGGTCGGGGTTGTGCTTGAGGGCCAGCGTGCCCGCATAGAGGAACACGAACGCGTCGTCGAAGCCGTGCTGCTTCGCCCAGGCGTTGTCTGGCGCGGTGAGTGGCAGTTCCTCGATAGGCGCCCAATTCTCGACCGTGTGGAGGCGCGCGTCGTCCACGCCCCAGTCGTGCATGATGGGGCGGAAGTCCTCGGTGATCATCACCACGTGGTCGCTCTTGCGGAGCAGCGCTTTCTCCTTCTGGACGTAGTAGGTCCCCACCGCACCGCCTATGACGGGGACCTTGTCCTTCAGGATGCGCTCCGCTGCCACGCCGATGATGTCCTGGAGCCAGAACACGAAGCCCGCCCCGTGCTTGCGCGTAGCCTTGAGCAGCGTGGCCTGCGCGTCGAGCGGGGTGTTGGCCGAGAGGACGACATCGGGCCGGAAGTCGGTGACCTCGGCGGCGACGAGCCGACCGAACTCGCGCTCCTGTCGCCAGCGCTTCACGAACGAGTACTTGTCGAGCGGCTGCCCGAGCGTGAGCGGGCGCACCTCGAAGTCGGTGGGGTCGTCGGGGAGGCGGCGCAGCGTGCCTTGCGGGGTCGTCTGGAGCGAGGCGCAGTAGGTGTGGCACACGGTGTGCCCGGTGCGCGCCAGCGCCCGCGCGAGCTGCATCGGATACGGGTAGCCGCCGAAGTCGTTGGAGAGGATGCGCATGGGGTGAGAGTCCAGGGCTCGGGATCCAGGGGAGCGGACACCAAAAACGCGCTCGCGGGGTGCACGAGCGCGTCGGGGGGAGAGGCTGATCGGCGATCAGCGGCTGATCGAGGACCAGCGAGTGGCGCGAGAGAGACTTGAACTCTCGACCTCCGGGTTATGAATCCGACGCTCTAACCAGCTGAGCTACCGCGCCAGGCAGACGGGCAAGATACGACCCGCGCCCGGTCTCCTCAGGGCTGCGTCGAAAAAACTCCGTGAAGCAGTGGCTCTCCTGACGCAGGGCCTCATTCGGCGAAGACGTCGGCGAGGACTTCCGAGACATGGCTCCTAGTGATCGGGCGGGTCAGCACCGCGTCGATGCCGTGGGGTAGGGTGGAGACGGCATCGGCCGTGAGCCACACGAGGCGTGGGCGTGCGAGGCGGTGGGCCTCAGCTAGCCTGGCTATGTGGGCGCCTACCTGCAGGCATTGGTCTGCAGACCTGGTGGCTGCGACAATGATGCTGGGCCACGCTTCTGCTACGGCCGCGTCGAGCGTCGTGCCGAGGGTAGCCGGATGCGTGGTGACCAGGGCGACCGAGGCCGGGAGAAAGTGGCGGAGCAGCGCCTTGGTCGTGGGCTCCGCGTCAGCAAGCAGCACACGCGTCGCAGGACGAGGTTGCTCGGCAGGCAGTGCGTCGGCAGGCAGTGCGTCGGCAGGCAGTGCGTCGGCAGGCAGTGCGTCGGCAGGCAGTGCGTCGGCAGGCAGTGCGTCNNNNNNNNNNNNNNNNNNNNNNNNNNNNNNNNNNNNNNNNNNNNNNNNNNNNNNNNNNNNNNNNNNNNNNNNNNNNNNNNNNNNNNNNNNNNNNNNNNTCGGCAGGCGATACCGGCCGAAGGTACCCGAGGTCTGTGGCCGGCTCTGGGCGCGTCAGAACGCGAGGGAGATCGAGCTTGAACCAGGTGCCGACGCCTGGTTCACTCCCGACAGCGATGGCGCCGCCCATCATCTCGACCAGGCGCTTTGTGATCGCGAGGCCCAACCCCGAGCCCTCGTGCCGCCGCGACATCCCCGCCGACTCCTGCTCGAACTCTTCGAACAGCCGCTCCATAAATGCCGGGCTGATGCCGATACCGGTGTCGTGGACCGTGATCTGCACACGCTCCTTCTCGGCCGCGAGGTCGAGGCGCACCTCGCCGCGCTGGGTGAACTTGATGGCGTTCGAGACCAGGTTGATGACCGCGCGCTCCAAGCCGCTCGGATCGAGCACGACGGGGCAGGGGGCAGGCGTGGACGATTCGAACCGGATCGCGAGGCCCTTCTCGGTCGCCTGCTGGGAGAAGAACGCCACGATGGAGTGCAGGCGGGTATGCAGGTCGAACGGCTCCGGCTGGAGCGGGTCGCGGCCGGCCTCTAGGCGGGCAAATTCAAGGACGGAGTTGAGGGTGTTGAGCAGCCGCTCGCCTCCCTGGCTGATGAGGTGGATGTATTCCCTCAGGTCCGCGTCGCCTCGGTCGGCGAGCGCCTCGGACACGACCTCTGCGAACCCGATGATGGCTGTCAGCGGCGTGCGAAGCTCGTGGCTCATGTTGGCCAGCAGGCTGCTCTTGAGGCGGCTTGCGGCCTCAGCGTCGTCGCGGGCCTCGGTGAGCATCGTCTCGTGCTGGCGGCGCTGTGTAGCATCGCGGAAGATGCCCTGGACCAGCACGACGCCGTCCACCTCTTGGACGGTGCTCGTGACATCGACGGGGATCTCGCGTCCGTCGCGGTGGAGGACCCACACCTCACCCTGGCTGTAGACCTCCTTCTCGGCGACGGTACGACGGAGGCCGTCCGCATAGGCTTCCCGGTGAGCGGCGGGATGAACCGCCGTGTGATGCAAGGTCAGGATCGTATCGATCGGGTAGCCGAGGAGGCGCGACGCCGCCTCGTTGGCGTCGATCACCATCCCCGTGCGGCCGTCGACGACCAGGATGGCGTCGCTGGCGGACCGCATGAGCATCCGGAGGCGTGTCTCGCGCGCGCTGAGTTGCTGCTCGATCTCGTTGCGGAGGCGGACCTGCTGTGCGAGCAAGTCCGCGACTCCGAGCAAGGTCTCGGCTTGCGTGTCCTGGTCGGGCGATGCCCCCGGGCAGAATCCCAAGGCCTGCACCGTCTCCTTCAGGGTGGCCACCGCGCGCGCGTGCTCGTCGGCGCGGGTCTTGAGTGCTGTGTTGGCGTTGACGAGTTCGTCGGAGGAGAGGGCCACCGAGCGCTGTAGCAGGGCGCGGTCCTCGTCGTGCTGGATGTAGGTTGCCTCGATGGCCGCAATCAGCGCCTCCATGTCTGGCGGCGGGGGGCTGCTGAGATGCGTGCGAATCTGGCGGGCGAGAAGGCGGTGCATGGGGCTCCGGAACGGTAGGCAGGGCACTCAGCCCTGCTCTGCAAACGTCGTGATCGTCATGGTCTGGTTGTGGAGCGCGCAGGCCCCGCCGGTGCGGCTCGGGGCGAGTTCTCCGTAGGAATAGAAGCCCGCCAGCGCCACGTTGTCCCCGAGGAGGGCACGCACGCCCTCCGTCTCGTCTTCGATGCGCTGGCCGAGCACGATGCGGCGACCAACGCACGAAATGCAGAGGGCGAAGTCAGCTTCATTCGGAGTCCTTCTGGTCTCTTCCGCCGCGTCGACCGCACCGTCAACCAGGTTCTCGTAGGAGGCGCGCATGAGGCGGACGTTGACGCCCTCGGGGATGCTGCCCGCGAACGTCATCGTGCCGGCGGCGTCGTTGATGTGGAGAATCGTGCGTACGACGGGCTCGGCGTCCCCGTCGGTGAGTTCGAGCGGGAAGCGGAGCGCGGCGCCCGGCAGCGCTCCGGCGAAGGGGCCGAGGTAGCGGCGGTAGAGTTCGAGCGCCGAGGTCCCGTCCAATTCGAAGAGGTTCGTTCCTTCAGCGCGAGTGACGCGGCGCGACGGCCCGAAGGGTGCCCAGCCCCCCGCCGAGCCGCAGCCTACGTGCAGTGCGGTGCCGTAGAAGCCCAGCGCCGCGACCACGCCGGAAGCTGGACACGCGTTGAGGCCCACGAGCGTCTCCTCGAACCGGTCCCCGTCTCCAGCCAAGCCACCGGAGAGGGTGGTGCGAGCGGGGAGCGCATGGTTGAACCCAGCCACGAGGCGGGTCGCATTGACGACCTGTCCGTCAGACAGGACGAGTACGTGGACCAGCGGCGCGTCGGTGGTTGCGTGGGCGGCCAATCGTTCAGCGAGGGCGCGTCCTGCGTTGTAGGCATCGCCTGCCTCTGTGAGGGTGACCTGGACGGCCTGCACCGGCGTAGCGGAGAACCGGACGGCGGTCACCGAGACGCGTGGGTCGCTCACGTGCGTCCCCAGAATGTTGCCCGCCGTGGAGCACAGCGCAACGTGGGCCTGTGGATAGCGCCCGCTCAGCAGGTCGTAGAGGGCACGGTCGATCCGCTCGCGCGTGCCGAAGGCCAACACCAGGTGCGCGTCGGCCCCCACGCCGTCGTCGCGGTGCGAGAGCCAGTCGCCGGTTACTGTGTAGTGAGCTTGGTCGAGGTCCATGCGGACGCTAAAGGAAACAGGGTGCAGCAGCGAAGCCTTAGGCCCGTTACCAAGAAGTGTTCCCGGTAGCGTCGTTCCTGACGCCTACATGCTGCAGGCAACAGAAAGAGATCGGCTATGATGCCGACCTTCGGGTCGGTGCGTGTCTCAGCTATCGTAAACCGACCTTGAGCGACACGTCTAGCGCCCTGACGGAATGAGTAAGGGCTCCACTTGAGATATGTGTCACGCCCGTCGCAGCGATCTGGGCAACCGAGTCGAGCGTAACATTCCCCGAGGCTTCGGTGTGGGTGCTTCCGGCCATGCGCTGCACGGCCTTGGCGAGACGCGTTGTGTCAAACGACCCGTCGTCGTGCCGCACAACGAGGTTGTCGAGCAAGGCCCGGTCCACGCGTAGCCCACCGTCGATGAGGGCGACGAGCGCGTCTACCTCATCGAGTGTGCGTACTTCCACTTCGACCTCTAGGTCGAGGGCCTGCGCGTGCAGGTAGGCGTGCGCCGCGCGCAGCGCCTCCGCCAAACCGCCAGCGGCCTCGATGTGGTTGTCCTTGATGAGCACCATGTCGTAGAGACCGACGCGGTGGTTAGTGCCGCCGCCCAGCCGAACCGCTTCTTTGTCCAGCAGGCGTAGGCCCGGCGCCGTCTTGCGCGTGTCGAGGATCTCGACCGTCGGGTTGGTCGTCCGCGCGGCGTCTACCATCTGCCGGGTGGCTGTGGCGATGCCGCTCATGCGCTGCATCAGGTTCAGCGCGAGCCGCTCCGCTGTCAGGATCGACCGTGCCGCGCCCGTCACCTCGCCTGCCCGGGTGCCTGCCACAACGCGGTCGCCGTCGTGCGCCGCCCATGCCACCGCGAGCGCCGGGTCCACCGCGTCGAACACGCGCTCGGCGACGCGGCAGCCCGCCAGCACGCCGTCGTCTTTGACGAGGAACGTGGCCGTGGCCTGCCGGTCGGCGGGGATGGTGGCGAGCGTGGTTACGTCGCCCGAGGCCACGTCCTCAGCGAGGGCACGCGCGATCAGGCTGTCGAGATCGATGGAAGCGGTGAAGGACATGGAGGATTTTGGGTTTTGGAGTCGACTATTTAAATGTTCCATGCTTGCTTGGTTTGAGGTGCCCAGTCACGCAACGGTCAATTGTCCATTGTCAACCGGGCAAACGCGTCGCGGATCATCGGCGGGGCTGTGATGGGGCGATTGCGCTGCGGGTCGACGAAGCAGAGCGTGACGCGGCCGGTCACGAGCGGCGCCTCCTCTATGGTGCCGTTGGCAAGTTCGCGGCGGACGGTGTAGTCGATGGGTACGCGCACGCCGGGCGGCTCTGGGAAGGCCGTCTCAATGGCGAGGAGGTCGTCGTAGCGCCCGGGGCGGTGGTAGCGTAGCTGCACGTCGACGACAGGCATGATGACGCCGGTTGCTTCGAGGCGTCGGTAGGGCACGCCCCACGACCGCAGCGCCTCGGTGCGCGCCGCCTCGAAGTAGTCGAGGTAGTGCGCGTGGTAGACGACGCCCATCGGGTCACACTCCCGGTAGCGGACGCGGTGGTGATAGAGATAAACCATATGGGATTCTGGATTGACGATTCTAGATTTGAGGGCTAAGTATTTTTGTGATCTGACATGTGATATTTAAAATCAAAAACGTACATCAAAAATCTAAAACCCGTAGATCGCCTGGAGGAAGACGAGGTCGTTGGCGTCGTAGGTGGCAAAGGAGAGGCGCTGGGCGCTGCGGAGGCCAGCTAGCGCGGTGGCGTCGTCGGGTTGCGGGCCGCCGAAGACCTGGCCGCCGAGGCGCAGCGTGAGTGCGTCGCGCAGGGCATAGTCAAGCTGGGGGTTGAGCCAGTAGCTGCCCGTCGTCTCGACGGTGGCGAAGAGGCGCAGCGTGAGCAGGTCGCGGCGGAAGCGGCCCACCCAGATTGCAGTCGCGGCGCCCTCCCAGGCCCCCACGGCCAGGCGCTCGTCGTGGTCGAAGACGTGGCGGACGAGGCCCTGAAGCCGCGCCGTCTGGCTGCCGAACGCGCGCTCTGCCACGAGCGTGGCCTGCATCCCCGAGCGCTCCGTCAGAAAGCCTTGCCCAATGGACGCCTGCAATGTCCCGTCTTGGAGGCCCTGCACCAGCGCCGCCGAGTCCGCCGGAAGCGCCTCGTCGACGAGCGCGCCGAACTCGAACGCGACCTCGCCGCGCAGCACGACGGGGTCGGCGAGCGTCGTCTCGAAGGTCAGCCCGGCCAGCGCGCGGCGCTCGTAGGCAGGCGTGGCCGTGAACGCGAGGTCGAAGGGCGTGCTGCTGAAGAGACGCGCGAGGTCGAACGTGAGCTGCTTGCGGAACGTTGGCAAGCGGTTTGCCGCATAGAGGCCGATGAGTGCCACATCGGTGCGGGGAAGCCCCTGCCACGTCAGCCGTGCCGCGACCTCGCTGTTGCTGAGCGTGGGGGCGGGGCGGTCAGCCTCGCCGATCGCCACAGGGATGCCCAGCACCGACTCGGGGAGTGGATACCACGGCGAGCCAGGCGCTGGCAGCACGCTCGCCGGCGTCCGCGGAATCCACACCGCGTCCAGGGTGGCATCGCCGACGTAGGCCGTTGCGCGGGCGGCCACCACGCCCAATCGCACGTCCTCGATGTCCTGCGCGAGGAATTCCGAGAGGTCGAGCGGCATCAGCACGTCCGTCACGAACGCGCCGTCGGCCTGGCCCCAGATGAGTTCCTGCCGCCCGAGCCGGAGGTCAACGGCGTCGAAGAACACGTCGAGGTAGGCGCGGCGCAAGTCCACGCGCACGGCGTCGGTGAGTACGTCGTAGGTCCACTCGCTCTCGACGTACAACTCGCCGCGGTCGTAGCTGGCTGTGAGGCCGACGCGGGCGCGGCTACGGAGGGCGAGGTAGTCGGCATCGCCCCCTACGCGGGTCGCCGAGTACAGCTCGACGCGTCCCTCCGGGCGCAGGTCGGCAAGCTGCGCGCGCGCCGGGAGCACGCTCAGGAGAAGGAGGGCGACGAGCAACGTGCGACCCATCACCTAGCTCGCCTGCTGGGCAAGGCGGCGGAGAAAGAGCCCGAAGCCGCCAAAGAGCACCGCGAGCGCCAGCGCGGGGAGGTTCTGGCGCCCGTCGCTATAGTCGAGCAGCGCGATGCCGAGCGAGCACACAGCGGCGACCAGGTTGCACCAGACGGCGAGGCGGAGCAGGCGGCGGTCAGACATGGGGGGCGAAGTGAGAAGGCAGAAGTGAGAAGTGAACACCGGGCAGGCGCTGGAGCGAGGAGCTACACATCGCACGGAACGCATACGCGCGGCCACTCCATTCTCACGTCGAGAGCCGAAAACTACGGGACGGCAACGTGGCCACAACTGCGGCCATGCTCTGTGATGCTGATCCGTTGTCGTAGCTGGTCGTAAGGCGTGTGCCTGGCGCACCGGCCGGAGATCAACACGCAATACGCAACACGTACCCATTCCCAACGGACACCTTCCGGTTCCTGGAGTCGCCCCTGGCGCCTCGTTAAGCTGTACCGTTCCGCAGGCGATACCCACACGGAACCCTGCCTCGCCATGCTGCTCCGTTCGCTTTCCTTCGCCGCCGTCCTCGCGTTGGCTGTCGCGCCCGTCGCCGACGTGGCGTGGGCGCAGTACGAGTGCCCCGCGACGTGCATGCTGCCGGCGTGCCACTGCGCAAGCACCGCGCCGCCGGGGGGCCTCGCGCCGGCCGAGACGCCGCAGTTCGTCCTGCTCACCTTCGACGACTGCGTGCTGCCGTCCACCGAGGCGCGCCTCCGGCCCATCGTCGACGGCCTCACGAATCCCGACGGCCGGGACCTGCTGCGCACCTACTTCGTCAGCCGCACCAACTGCCCCACGTCGAACACCGACAGCACGGACGCCGCGCTCGTGCGCGAGCTCTACCTCGCTGGGCACGAGATCGCCAACCACACCGAGCGCCACGACACCGACGAGACGCTCTCCGACGACGATTGGACCGCAGCCATCGAGGCGCAGCAACGCTTTCTCATCGACGAGGCCGGTCTCCCGTCGAGCGCCATGACCGGCTTCCGGGCGCCGTTTCTGCGCACCAACCCGGCGCTCTTCCGCACCGTGGACGGGCTAGGCTTCCGCTACGAGGCGTCGCTCCTGGAACACCCCTACGCTGCCATCGCACCGTTCGGCGAGCCGCCCGTCTCCACCGACCCCGCCGCCTACGTCTGGCCGCACACGCTCGACTATGGCGCGGGCGTGGCCTGCGGCTTCTTCCTCGCCAACGACTGCCCCGACGAGCCGCTGCCGGGGCTCTGGACCATTCCCGCCTGGATGTTCGCCGACCCCGCCGGGCTCGCCGCCGACTCGGCCGTCTACTACGGCGCGTTCGACATCGGCACCCCGCTCGGCGGCGTCTACCCGATCAGTGGCGACCGCCTCCGCGACCTCTACGCCGCCAACTTCCGCACGCGGTACGACGGCAACCGCGCGCCGTTCAACGTCTACCTCCACGCCTCGACCATCACCGACGCCGCGCGCCAGGACGAAGTGCGCCGCGTCCTCGAAGCTACCCTCGCGCAGCCCGACGTGTGGGCGATCACGATGGACGGCCTCATCGCGTGGATGCAGGACCCCGTGCCCGCGAGCGAGATGACCGCGTGGTTCGCCGACTACTGCAGCACGCGCCCCTGCCCTGAGGCGACCGTGCTGCCAGGCGACCCGTCGCTGGCGAGCGTCTACCCCAACCCGACCGCAGGCGACGCCACGCTGGTGCTCCAGCACGAGCAGGGCGCGCGCGTCACCGTCGAGGTCTACGACGTGCTCGGGCGCCAACTCTACGCATCGGATCGGGTCGTGCAGCCCGGCACCGAGGAATACGCTGTGCCGCTCGCAGGTCGTGCTGCGGGCACCTACCTCGTCCGTCTCCGCACCCGCGATGGCGTCCTCACGACGCTCCTCGTCGCGAAGCAGTAGGACTCGCCTGCTGGGACGAACCGTGCGCTGCGAATCCGGTCGCCGCTGGCCACGCGCGGTAGGCCTGGGGCGTTGGAGGGCGAGCCTGTGCAGGGTCAGTTCTTGTCGGCCAGCCGACGGTACTCGAACCCGACGGGCTTGATGTGCTCGTTGAAGTAGGCCCCTTTGGATCCAGCGTTTAGGAGCGCGTCGAAGAGCGCGGGCGGCACGTCGTAGTAGGCGTAGGCGCTGCCGTCGTCGAAGGTGACTTCGAGCGTGCCTGTGGTGTCGTCATAGCCCACGGCGTCCAGCGCGGACGAGTCGACGGGGAGGCGCTCGGTCATATACCCAGCGTCGATGGCGAGACGGGGGGCGAGCGGGCCCTGGGGCAGGGAGGCGGTAAACGGAGAGGTCCAGACGACGGTCCCCGCGCGGCGCGCGAGCTGCTTGAGCGCGGCCTTGCCCTCGTCTCCGAGCAGCCGCAGCCCGTCGAAGAGGAGGCGGAGGCCCTCGGTGAAAACGGGGAGGTCGTCGCAGTGGGCGGCTTGCAGCAGGTATCGCGCGGCCTCGTCTGGGGTCTGTTGGCTGTGGATGAGTTGCCACGCCCAGAGGACGCTGCCATCGGCGAGGCCGGGCCAGCCATCGGCCAGGTTGCGCGTCCAGGTGCGCATGAGGTCGAAGCGGCGAAGCCGGAGCAGGAGGTAGGCGCCCATCGTGGCCGCGCTGGGGTCGCGGCGCTTGTCGAAGAGCATCTGCTCGGCCCGCTCCACCCAGCCCGTCATGGTCTCCGCCGCATGCAGGTCACCTCGCACGAGGTAGGCGCCCAGGGTGTCGGCCACATCGTGCCGTGTCGCCGCGCGGAGGCGCAGGGTTGCCTTGGCGTCCGTCCCGTGGAGGCTGACGGCGAGGTGGGTGAGCGAGCCGGGGAGGCGGACGCGGAGCGTGGTGGGTGGGTCCGTGCCCCGGGTGACGGTGAGGTCGCAGGCGTCGGCGTTGCCGTGGTACGTGAAGAGCATCCCTTCGCCGCCGGGGCTGCGCTCGGCCTGCTCCAGCGTGCCCTCCGGGGTGAGTGCGACGTGGAGATCCGTGTCGCTGGAGGGCGCCTCGGTCGTCAAGCGGAAGGGGGACGCTGACGACTCAAGGGCGCGCCACGTGCCTATCTCCTGAGGATGCGCCGATCGGGGTAGGCTTTCCGCTACATCGGTCAGTGAGCGCGGAGGAGGCGAGGCGAGGGCGGCACGGCTGATGTAGAGGTCGTGTTGCGCGGGGTCGTGGAGCGTCGCCGTCTCGCCCGAGGGCATGCGTACCTGCACGAGGGCATCGGTCGAGGGCGCCTCGACCTCGCGCGTCTCGCCGGGGCCGAGCCACACCTGCGCTACGGTGCGGTAGTCGGGCGTGAGGACCGACACCGACGCGGGTGGCATGTCGTTGGCGAAGGTCAGGCGTAGCTTCTCGCTCATGGCCATGGGGGCTCAGAAGGTGATGTGCGTGGTGGGTGGCGAGAGCTCGGTCTGGTCCTCCTTGACCTGCCCGTCGGCCAGGCGAGCGCGGATGGTCCAGGGGCCGCGGGGCAGGAGGTGGGTCCAGGGGCGCGGCTCGCCCGCAGGCGACTCGTGGAGCACCCCGTCCCGTTCCCAGGCGAAGGCCGCGGCCTGACTCGCCGCCAGCGAGGCGCACGTCACCGAGGTGCGCACGAGGATCGAGGCAGGGTAGTGGAAGACGGCGCGTGCGCCATCGGGGTGGGGCGCAGGACGCAGAGGCCGGCGATGGATCCGGCCCAGGTCCTCCATGATCATGCTGAGCGGCCGACCGAGCGAGTAGTTGTCGTGGAGAGGCCGCCCTTTGGGGGCGTGGGCGTCTACCCCGTCGAGGGTCTCCAGCAGGGCCTGGGCGAAAAACGTGATGTCGTCGTCCGGACCGTAGGCCGTCTGCCCGAGGCTGGCCGCGCGATAGGTCCCCGCCGACGTGACGGTGTCGTAGGTCCTCGCGCCCGAGAGCAGGCTGTCACCGTCAACGTCGAGCGATTCCGCGAGGTCGAGGTGGAGTTCGTTGCAGGCGTCAATGAAGAAGAGCTGCGTGTCGGCCGCGTTGGCACGCATGCCGGTG belongs to Bacteroidota bacterium and includes:
- a CDS encoding T9SS type A sorting domain-containing protein, which codes for MLLRSLSFAAVLALAVAPVADVAWAQYECPATCMLPACHCASTAPPGGLAPAETPQFVLLTFDDCVLPSTEARLRPIVDGLTNPDGRDLLRTYFVSRTNCPTSNTDSTDAALVRELYLAGHEIANHTERHDTDETLSDDDWTAAIEAQQRFLIDEAGLPSSAMTGFRAPFLRTNPALFRTVDGLGFRYEASLLEHPYAAIAPFGEPPVSTDPAAYVWPHTLDYGAGVACGFFLANDCPDEPLPGLWTIPAWMFADPAGLAADSAVYYGAFDIGTPLGGVYPISGDRLRDLYAANFRTRYDGNRAPFNVYLHASTITDAARQDEVRRVLEATLAQPDVWAITMDGLIAWMQDPVPASEMTAWFADYCSTRPCPEATVLPGDPSLASVYPNPTAGDATLVLQHEQGARVTVEVYDVLGRQLYASDRVVQPGTEEYAVPLAGRAAGTYLVRLRTRDGVLTTLLVAKQ
- a CDS encoding KTSC domain-containing protein, which translates into the protein MSEKLRLTFANDMPPASVSVLTPDYRTVAQVWLGPGETREVEAPSTDALVQVRMPSGETATLHDPAQHDLYISRAALASPPPRSLTDVAESLPRSAHPQEIGTWRALESSASPFRLTTEAPSSDTDLHVALTPEGTLEQAERSPGGEGMLFTYHGNADACDLTVTRGTDPPTTLRVRLPGSLTHLAVSLHGTDAKATLRLRAATRHDVADTLGAYLVRGDLHAAETMTGWVERAEQMLFDKRRDPSAATMGAYLLLRLRRFDLMRTWTRNLADGWPGLADGSVLWAWQLIHSQQTPDEAARYLLQAAHCDDLPVFTEGLRLLFDGLRLLGDEGKAALKQLARRAGTVVWTSPFTASLPQGPLAPRLAIDAGYMTERLPVDSSALDAVGYDDTTGTLEVTFDDGSAYAYYDVPPALFDALLNAGSKGAYFNEHIKPVGFEYRRLADKN
- a CDS encoding caspase family protein translates to MSLYWSADDGLAANPAGDAASPPGRLHALVIGVGTYDHLEDGTGTLAPILTDLSQLTTSRLSAIRIAQWLVESYTNPECPLGSVELLLSDAGDVARPDGTMVAAEKATMAAIKAAALRWDTRCGTAKENTSFFYFAGHGVNAAGYKQLLLPADFGTHKRTLWDNCIHFEGLRTGMRANAADTQLFFIDACNELHLDLAESLDVDGDSLLSGARTYDTVTSAGTYRAASLGQTAYGPDDDITFFAQALLETLDGVDAHAPKGRPLHDNYSLGRPLSMIMEDLGRIHRRPLRPAPHPDGARAVFHYPASILVRTSVTCASLAASQAAAFAWERDGVLHESPAGEPRPWTHLLPRGPWTIRARLADGQVKEDQTELSPPTTHITF